The uncultured Bacteroides sp. genome includes the window TGTATGTTTCTCCCTCAATATCTCTCAGCTGCATAATGAGCCTTTGTTTTTCGGGAAGATCGTTAATCAATTGATGAATTATTTCCAGTCGTTCCGTATTAACCAATTGATCATAAGGACCAGATGCATCAAGCGCTTCTTCTATATCAGGAGTCAATTCTACATTTTGGGCTTCTTTTTTTTGGCTGCGATCAATGGCTAAATTTTTAGCAACAACCAAACAATAAGCTTCAATAGATTCAAATTGTAACCATTCATCACGCTTATTCCAAACCCGAATCATCGTATCCTGTACAACATCCTCCGCCTCGGCTCTGTCGAGGGTAATTCTGAGCGCCAATCGAAAAAGCTTATCTTTCAAAGGCAGTATGTCGTTCCGAAAGCTGATTTCTTGCATCTCTATAATAGTGACGGGTGAGCATTTGAAAAGTTACAATAAACTTCCTTTTTTCTCCAATTATTTTTTTATCCGCGTTCCTTGATTATTGTCTAGAGCCGAAGCCAACGTAATAATAATCTCGGAAACCCCAGCATCTAAAGCATTAAATGCATTCTCCAGTTTTGGAATCATCCCCCCCCGAATAATGCCTTCGGACATATATCGCTCAAAGTCAGGCCGAGTTATGCAGGGAATAACACTCTCATCATCCTCTTCATCGCGGAGTACCCCTTTCTTTTCAAAACAATAGATTAATGTTACATCAAACGCCGAAGAGAGCGCTTTGGCCACTTCAGCAGCAATAGTATCAGCATTTGTATTCAACATGTTACCTTTGCCATCATGAGTTAATGGTGCCATTACCGGAACAATACTCTTTTTAATCAATTCAGTTAGAAGAACACTATCAACCTGCTCTATATCACCAACAAAGCCGTAATCGACATCCGTAACCGGACGCTTTACAGACCGAATAATGTTCAAGTCAGCACCCGTCAACCCCAATGCATTTATCCCGCGAGATTGCAAACCGGCAACAATACTCTTATTTACAAGCCCGCCATATACCATCGTCACCACTTTTAGTGTCTCAGCATCTGTAATTCGCCTACCATCTACCATTCGATTTTCAATGCCCAGTTGGGTAGCTATTCTCGTTGCTGACCGGCCTCCGCCATGCACTAATATTTTGTGCCCCTCTACAGACGAAAAATCATCTAATAAATGGCTTAGAGAATGTTTCTCCTCTACAATTTTCCCTCCGACTTTAATTACCGTTAATTTACTTTTCATATTGATTTTGGTTCTATAAAAGCCAAAAGCATGCGCCCTGCATCTTCATAATCGAATTACAAAGTTACAAAACGCATGCAATGCATTTCTTATTAATTAATTTATTCTCCTTAATTATTCCAAATAGGTATATCCATAAAGCCCGGAACGATAGTTCGACAAAAATTCCTTTCCTTCCTCTACAGTTATTCTGCCATCCTTTACCGACTTAGTAACCCATGTTTCCAATGTACGTACCAACTTCTTCGGACTATACTGCACATAATCAAGGACTTCTGCTACAGTCTCTCCATCAATAATTTGCTCTATACAATACCCTTTATCATTTACCGAAACATGTACCGCATTCGTATCACCGAACAGATTGTGCATATCACCTAATATTTCCTGATAGGCTCCCACCAGAAAAACGCCAAGATAATAAGGCTCTTTACTCTTCAAGCTATGAACAGGAAGATAATGGGAAACATTTTTGGTAGAGATGAAATTAGCAATCTTCCCATCTGAGTCACATGTTACATCTTGCAAAGTAGCAGAACGATCCGGCTTCTCATCCAAGCGATGTATAGGCATTATAGGAAATATCTGGTCTATAGCCCAAGAATCGGGCAATGATTGGAATAACGAGAAATTGCAGAAATACTTATCTGCTAACAATTTAGATAGCCCTCTGAATTCGTCCGGAGCATGTTTCAAACCCGAAACTATCTGATTAATTTCACGAGTAATAGACCAATATAATCGTTCTACTTGCGCCCGGGTTCTTAAATCAACAATACCGTGACTAAACAGATCCAATGCCTCTTCGCGTATTTGTTGTGCATCATGCCACGCCTCCATCATTTTATTCTGATTCAGCGTATTCCAGATGTTATATAAATCCCGAACCAATTCATGATCTTTTTCCGTCACTTCATCATCATCGTCCCACTCGGGCAATGTTCCTGTTTCCAACACTTCAAATATAAGAACCGAATGATGAGCAGTAAGTGCGCGTCCACTTTCGGTAATAATATTGGGATGAGGAATCCCATTTTTATCACTCACATCTACCAGAGTGGAGATTGAGTCATTAACGTATTCCTGAATTGAATAATTCACGCTACTTTCGCTACTCGACGAGCGAGTACCATCATAATCAACGCCCAGTCCTCCTCCAATATCCACGAATCCAATTTTGAATCCCATAGAATACAACTGTACATAAAATTGAGAAGCCTCTCTTAACGCTGTTTTTATACGACGGATCTTAGTAACCTGACTTCCTATATGGAAATGTATTAGCTTCAAACATTCCTTCATTTCTTTTTTCTCCAGAAAATCAAGTGCTTCAAGTAATTCGCTAGACGTCAGTCCAAACTTACTCGCATCTCCACCGGAATCTTCCCATTTGCCACTGCCAGACGAAGCTAATTTAATGCGGATACCAATATTTGGCCTCACATTGAGTTGCTTAGCTATTTTTGCAATCAAACGAAGTTCATTGAGTTTCTCTACAACAAGAAAGATCCTTTTCCCCATCTTTTGAGCTAAAAGAGCAAGTTCTATGTAGCTCTCGTCTTTATATCCGTTACAGATAATTAAAGAGTCAGAGTCCGTATTAACGGCTATCACAGCATGAAGTTCAGGCTTAGATCCCGCCTCTAAACCTAAATTGAAT containing:
- the argB gene encoding acetylglutamate kinase: MKSKLTVIKVGGKIVEEKHSLSHLLDDFSSVEGHKILVHGGGRSATRIATQLGIENRMVDGRRITDAETLKVVTMVYGGLVNKSIVAGLQSRGINALGLTGADLNIIRSVKRPVTDVDYGFVGDIEQVDSVLLTELIKKSIVPVMAPLTHDGKGNMLNTNADTIAAEVAKALSSAFDVTLIYCFEKKGVLRDEEDDESVIPCITRPDFERYMSEGIIRGGMIPKLENAFNALDAGVSEIIITLASALDNNQGTRIKK
- a CDS encoding sigma-70 family RNA polymerase sigma factor, which produces MQEISFRNDILPLKDKLFRLALRITLDRAEAEDVVQDTMIRVWNKRDEWLQFESIEAYCLVVAKNLAIDRSQKKEAQNVELTPDIEEALDASGPYDQLVNTERLEIIHQLINDLPEKQRLIMQLRDIEGETYKEIAAALHLTEEQIKVNLYRARQKVKQRYLEIEQYGL
- the speA gene encoding biosynthetic arginine decarboxylase encodes the protein MRKWRIEDSEELYNITGWGTSYFGINEKGHVVVTPRKDGMGVDLKELVDELQLRDVAAPMLIRFPDILDNRIEKTAYCFQQASEEYGYKAQNFIIYPIKVNQMRPVVEEIISHGKKFNLGLEAGSKPELHAVIAVNTDSDSLIICNGYKDESYIELALLAQKMGKRIFLVVEKLNELRLIAKIAKQLNVRPNIGIRIKLASSGSGKWEDSGGDASKFGLTSSELLEALDFLEKKEMKECLKLIHFHIGSQVTKIRRIKTALREASQFYVQLYSMGFKIGFVDIGGGLGVDYDGTRSSSSESSVNYSIQEYVNDSISTLVDVSDKNGIPHPNIITESGRALTAHHSVLIFEVLETGTLPEWDDDDEVTEKDHELVRDLYNIWNTLNQNKMMEAWHDAQQIREEALDLFSHGIVDLRTRAQVERLYWSITREINQIVSGLKHAPDEFRGLSKLLADKYFCNFSLFQSLPDSWAIDQIFPIMPIHRLDEKPDRSATLQDVTCDSDGKIANFISTKNVSHYLPVHSLKSKEPYYLGVFLVGAYQEILGDMHNLFGDTNAVHVSVNDKGYCIEQIIDGETVAEVLDYVQYSPKKLVRTLETWVTKSVKDGRITVEEGKEFLSNYRSGLYGYTYLE